Proteins from one Prinia subflava isolate CZ2003 ecotype Zambia chromosome 4, Cam_Psub_1.2, whole genome shotgun sequence genomic window:
- the GXYLT1 gene encoding glucoside xylosyltransferase 1 isoform X1: MKTLPLKSLYSSYTEVLKTAHGIPGVAPPVRGSLFCIFRRSTSPGNPCSEDLNRDETSLSTAPRHRDGRSGKNEGAAFSLSEQITSGCGPRPGPARPRSRPCPPLARRAALGPRRRRSRRAPGAAGPPGCAGAGREDAALGAGGAAVPGLRRVLAAVRPQPAGPLPGAGARRRRPPEAGPRPRGAWRPAAGGERGPRRGGDRELDEFPYEGKVNYTLYPITFPSESAGEWKKLFKPCASQRLFLPLILKDVDSLLYVDTDILFLRPVDDIWSFLGKFNSTQIAAMAPEHEEPRIGWYNRFARHPYYGATGINSGVMLMNMTRIRRKYFKNDMTPVRLQWRELLMPLLKKYKLNITWGDQDLLNIMFFHNPESLYVFPCQWNYRPDHCIYGSNCKAAEEEGIFILHGNRGVYHDDKQPTFRAVYEAIKNYSFGDDLVHSLLQPLEQELQKTMHTYCGRVYKVFIKQLTKSIRDLYARRSKGR, translated from the exons ATGAAGACACTACCTCTAAAGTCTTTATATTCTTCTTATACTGAGGTTCTCAAAACTGCACACGGGATTCCAGGTGTGGCCCCACCAGTGCGGGGGTctctattttgtatttttcGTCGCTCGACTTCTCCCGGGAACCCATGTTCGGAAGACCTGAATCGAGACGAGACCAGCCTGAGCACAGCGCCGCGACACAGGGATGGACGCAGCGGGAAAAACGAGGGTGCGGCCTTTTCGCTTTCGGAGCAAATAACCAGCGGGTGCGGGCCCCGCCCCGGTCCCGCCCGGCCGCGGTCccgcccctgcccgcccctcGCACGCCGGGCCGCGCTGGgaccgcgccgccgccgctcccgccgcgctCCCGGAGCCGCGGGCCCGCCCGGCTGTGCGGGCGCCGGGCGGGAGGATGCGGCGCTTGGCGCGGGTGGcgctgctgtgcctgggctgcGCCGTGTGCTCGCTGCTGTACGGCCTCAGCCAGCTGGCCctctccctggagcaggagcccggcggcggcggccgccagAGGCAGGCCCGAGACCCCGCGGCGCCTGGCGCCCGGCGGCAGGCGGGGAGCGCGGGCCGAGGCGAGGCGGGGACCGAGAG cTTGATGAATTCCCCTATGAAGGAAAAGTTAATTACACATTATATCCAATAACATTTCCATCTGAGAGTGCAGGAGAATGGAAGAAATTGTTTAAACCATGTGCTTCACAAAGACTCTTTTTGCCA TTAATCCTCAAAGATGTGGATTCACTACTGTATGTTGATACTGACATCTTGTTTTTGAGGCCTGTTGATGATATTTGGTCTTTTCTGGGAAAGTTCAACTCCACACAAATTGCTGCAATGGCACCAGAACATGAAGAGCCTCGTATTGGGTGGTATAATCGTTTTGCTAGACATCCCTATTATGGAGCAACTGGAATTAATTCTGGAGTCATGCTAATGAATATGACACgtatcagaagaaaatatttcaag AATGATATGACACCAGTCCGGTTACAATGGAGAGAACTTCTGATGCCACTACTAAAGAAATATAAGTTGAACATAACATGGGGTGATCAGGATCTATTGAACATTATGTTTTTTCACAATCCAG AAAGTCTTTACGTCTTTCCTTGCCAATGGAATTACCGGCCTGACCACTGCATCTATGGAAGCAATTGTAAGGCAGCTGAGGAAGAAGGTATATTTATTCTTCATGGAAATAGAGGTGTTTACCATGATGATAAACAACCGACTTTTAGGGCCGTCTAtgaagcaattaaaaat TATTCATTTGGAGATGACCTGGTTCAttcactgctgcagcccctggaacAGGAATTACAGAAAACCATGCATACATACTGTGGAAGAGTATACAAAGTATTCATAAAGCAGCTAACAAAAAGCATAAGAGACTTGTATGCCAGAAGATCAAAGGGAAGGTGA
- the GXYLT1 gene encoding glucoside xylosyltransferase 1 isoform X2 has product MRRLARVALLCLGCAVCSLLYGLSQLALSLEQEPGGGGRQRQARDPAAPGARRQAGSAGRGEAGTERCKNLSVSFWNSYWMLPSDVCGMNCFWEAAFRYDYMKTHPSEKMHLAVVACGERLEETVTMLRSAIIFSIKPLHFHIFAEDQLHESFKDILDEFPYEGKVNYTLYPITFPSESAGEWKKLFKPCASQRLFLPLILKDVDSLLYVDTDILFLRPVDDIWSFLGKFNSTQIAAMAPEHEEPRIGWYNRFARHPYYGATGINSGVMLMNMTRIRRKYFKNDMTPVRLQWRELLMPLLKKYKLNITWGDQDLLNIMFFHNPESLYVFPCQWNYRPDHCIYGSNCKAAEEEGIFILHGNRGVYHDDKQPTFRAVYEAIKNYSFGDDLVHSLLQPLEQELQKTMHTYCGRVYKVFIKQLTKSIRDLYARRSKGR; this is encoded by the exons ATGCGGCGCTTGGCGCGGGTGGcgctgctgtgcctgggctgcGCCGTGTGCTCGCTGCTGTACGGCCTCAGCCAGCTGGCCctctccctggagcaggagcccggcggcggcggccgccagAGGCAGGCCCGAGACCCCGCGGCGCCTGGCGCCCGGCGGCAGGCGGGGAGCGCGGGCCGAGGCGAGGCGGGGACCGAGAG GTGTAAGAATTTGTCTGTATCTTTCTGGAATTCCTATTGGATGCTGCCCTCTGATGTTTGTGGAATGAACTGCTTTTGGGAAGCTGCTTTTAG ATATGATTATATGAAAACACATCCTTCTGAGAAAATGCATCTAGCAGTGGTGGCCTGTGGTGAAAGACTGGAGGAGACTGTTACTATGTTGAGATCAGCCATTATTTTCAGCATCAAACCTCtccattttcatatttttgctgAGGACCAATTGCATGAGAGTTTCAAAGACATA cTTGATGAATTCCCCTATGAAGGAAAAGTTAATTACACATTATATCCAATAACATTTCCATCTGAGAGTGCAGGAGAATGGAAGAAATTGTTTAAACCATGTGCTTCACAAAGACTCTTTTTGCCA TTAATCCTCAAAGATGTGGATTCACTACTGTATGTTGATACTGACATCTTGTTTTTGAGGCCTGTTGATGATATTTGGTCTTTTCTGGGAAAGTTCAACTCCACACAAATTGCTGCAATGGCACCAGAACATGAAGAGCCTCGTATTGGGTGGTATAATCGTTTTGCTAGACATCCCTATTATGGAGCAACTGGAATTAATTCTGGAGTCATGCTAATGAATATGACACgtatcagaagaaaatatttcaag AATGATATGACACCAGTCCGGTTACAATGGAGAGAACTTCTGATGCCACTACTAAAGAAATATAAGTTGAACATAACATGGGGTGATCAGGATCTATTGAACATTATGTTTTTTCACAATCCAG AAAGTCTTTACGTCTTTCCTTGCCAATGGAATTACCGGCCTGACCACTGCATCTATGGAAGCAATTGTAAGGCAGCTGAGGAAGAAGGTATATTTATTCTTCATGGAAATAGAGGTGTTTACCATGATGATAAACAACCGACTTTTAGGGCCGTCTAtgaagcaattaaaaat TATTCATTTGGAGATGACCTGGTTCAttcactgctgcagcccctggaacAGGAATTACAGAAAACCATGCATACATACTGTGGAAGAGTATACAAAGTATTCATAAAGCAGCTAACAAAAAGCATAAGAGACTTGTATGCCAGAAGATCAAAGGGAAGGTGA
- the GXYLT1 gene encoding glucoside xylosyltransferase 1 isoform X3, with protein sequence MRRLARVALLCLGCAVCSLLYGLSQLALSLEQEPGGGGRQRQARDPAAPGARRQAGSAGRGEAGTERYDYMKTHPSEKMHLAVVACGERLEETVTMLRSAIIFSIKPLHFHIFAEDQLHESFKDILDEFPYEGKVNYTLYPITFPSESAGEWKKLFKPCASQRLFLPLILKDVDSLLYVDTDILFLRPVDDIWSFLGKFNSTQIAAMAPEHEEPRIGWYNRFARHPYYGATGINSGVMLMNMTRIRRKYFKNDMTPVRLQWRELLMPLLKKYKLNITWGDQDLLNIMFFHNPESLYVFPCQWNYRPDHCIYGSNCKAAEEEGIFILHGNRGVYHDDKQPTFRAVYEAIKNYSFGDDLVHSLLQPLEQELQKTMHTYCGRVYKVFIKQLTKSIRDLYARRSKGR encoded by the exons ATGCGGCGCTTGGCGCGGGTGGcgctgctgtgcctgggctgcGCCGTGTGCTCGCTGCTGTACGGCCTCAGCCAGCTGGCCctctccctggagcaggagcccggcggcggcggccgccagAGGCAGGCCCGAGACCCCGCGGCGCCTGGCGCCCGGCGGCAGGCGGGGAGCGCGGGCCGAGGCGAGGCGGGGACCGAGAG ATATGATTATATGAAAACACATCCTTCTGAGAAAATGCATCTAGCAGTGGTGGCCTGTGGTGAAAGACTGGAGGAGACTGTTACTATGTTGAGATCAGCCATTATTTTCAGCATCAAACCTCtccattttcatatttttgctgAGGACCAATTGCATGAGAGTTTCAAAGACATA cTTGATGAATTCCCCTATGAAGGAAAAGTTAATTACACATTATATCCAATAACATTTCCATCTGAGAGTGCAGGAGAATGGAAGAAATTGTTTAAACCATGTGCTTCACAAAGACTCTTTTTGCCA TTAATCCTCAAAGATGTGGATTCACTACTGTATGTTGATACTGACATCTTGTTTTTGAGGCCTGTTGATGATATTTGGTCTTTTCTGGGAAAGTTCAACTCCACACAAATTGCTGCAATGGCACCAGAACATGAAGAGCCTCGTATTGGGTGGTATAATCGTTTTGCTAGACATCCCTATTATGGAGCAACTGGAATTAATTCTGGAGTCATGCTAATGAATATGACACgtatcagaagaaaatatttcaag AATGATATGACACCAGTCCGGTTACAATGGAGAGAACTTCTGATGCCACTACTAAAGAAATATAAGTTGAACATAACATGGGGTGATCAGGATCTATTGAACATTATGTTTTTTCACAATCCAG AAAGTCTTTACGTCTTTCCTTGCCAATGGAATTACCGGCCTGACCACTGCATCTATGGAAGCAATTGTAAGGCAGCTGAGGAAGAAGGTATATTTATTCTTCATGGAAATAGAGGTGTTTACCATGATGATAAACAACCGACTTTTAGGGCCGTCTAtgaagcaattaaaaat TATTCATTTGGAGATGACCTGGTTCAttcactgctgcagcccctggaacAGGAATTACAGAAAACCATGCATACATACTGTGGAAGAGTATACAAAGTATTCATAAAGCAGCTAACAAAAAGCATAAGAGACTTGTATGCCAGAAGATCAAAGGGAAGGTGA